The Sediminitomix flava genome includes a window with the following:
- a CDS encoding RagB/SusD family nutrient uptake outer membrane protein: MKRFNILSLLIVFFASSCSTDFLELSNPNDLTDETFFKNKAQLQSSVDAAYANMQSKGLFIRHFFFMHDNMAHEVSLNPQHETDKRQYFDFNFDANHQGIFTYWDNCFRGINKANFVISNQDKFENVTQDDINRALGETYFMRAFYYHLLVTRFGGVPIYTELTDIPQPRATKEEVYDFIFENLNYATELLPDRLNTDGGRATVGAAWALKGKMHLYLGEWQAARDSFEKVTGYNLVADYMDNFLEETEYNEESIFEVGFTREFGWSDADTWWNEDASGMQYVSLRGQEYGWNDWFNSYPSDDLLDEYEDNDPRYVANFYTDGEMFNNGTEVVSLPDHRAAWKKYQNYYQRPNEEIASGINHRVIRYADVLLMWAEAENELGNTSKAVELMNQVRDRVGMPRYGTSEMNVSYPVGNKQQIFDAIVHERKVELAGEQVRLNDLLRWNLAESFLAGTGFVKGKHELLPIPQKEIDVNPVIDEADQNPGY; this comes from the coding sequence ATGAAACGATTTAATATTCTATCATTGTTGATTGTGTTTTTCGCAAGCTCATGTAGTACAGACTTTTTAGAATTATCAAACCCAAATGATCTGACTGATGAGACTTTTTTCAAGAATAAAGCACAGTTACAGTCTTCAGTAGATGCAGCATATGCCAATATGCAGTCGAAGGGTTTGTTTATTCGTCATTTCTTCTTCATGCACGATAACATGGCGCATGAAGTATCTCTGAACCCTCAGCACGAGACAGATAAAAGACAGTATTTTGATTTCAATTTTGATGCAAACCATCAAGGGATTTTTACCTATTGGGACAATTGTTTCAGAGGAATCAATAAGGCGAATTTTGTCATTTCTAATCAAGACAAATTTGAGAATGTCACGCAAGATGATATCAATAGAGCTTTAGGTGAAACGTACTTTATGAGAGCCTTTTATTATCATCTGTTGGTGACAAGGTTTGGCGGTGTGCCTATTTATACAGAGCTGACAGATATACCACAGCCAAGAGCTACGAAAGAGGAAGTGTATGATTTCATTTTTGAAAACTTGAACTATGCCACAGAGCTTTTACCAGATCGTTTGAATACGGATGGAGGTAGAGCAACTGTAGGAGCCGCTTGGGCACTCAAAGGCAAAATGCATTTGTATTTGGGAGAATGGCAAGCAGCAAGAGATAGTTTTGAGAAGGTGACAGGTTATAACTTGGTAGCTGATTATATGGACAACTTCTTGGAAGAAACGGAATATAATGAGGAGTCTATATTTGAAGTTGGGTTCACTAGAGAGTTTGGGTGGTCTGATGCAGATACTTGGTGGAATGAAGACGCTTCTGGTATGCAGTATGTATCTCTTAGAGGACAGGAGTATGGTTGGAATGATTGGTTTAATTCTTATCCTAGTGATGATTTGCTTGATGAATATGAAGACAATGACCCAAGATATGTAGCCAATTTCTATACTGATGGAGAAATGTTTAATAATGGTACAGAGGTAGTAAGCTTACCAGATCATAGAGCCGCATGGAAGAAATACCAAAACTATTACCAACGTCCGAATGAAGAAATTGCTTCTGGGATCAACCACAGAGTCATCCGATATGCAGATGTCCTTTTGATGTGGGCAGAAGCGGAGAACGAGTTGGGCAATACTTCTAAGGCCGTTGAACTTATGAATCAAGTACGTGATCGTGTAGGTATGCCTCGTTATGGAACATCAGAAATGAATGTTTCTTATCCTGTCGGAAACAAGCAGCAAATTTTTGATGCAATTGTTCACGAACGAAAAGTAGAGTTGGCAGGAGAGCAAGTTCGTCTCAATGATTTACTACGTTGGAATCTGGCAGAATCTTTCTTAGCAGGAACAGGATTTGTGAAAGGAAAACATGAACTGTTGCCTATTCCTCAGAAAGAAATTGATGTAAATCCAGTCATCGATGAAGCAGACCAAAATCCAGGCTATTAA